The sequence TTTGATTGAGTTTTATAATGCTAATAAAGGATTAGTATCTAATGAAGTACTAAATCAGTCACCTGAAAAAACGGAACTACCTGAAAGTGTAGTTTTTAGTACTCTTAGTTACAACTACTCTTTGGTGTAGTAAAGAAGGGAGAATTGTTGATTAGTTTTGAAGTGTAGTTAAAAAATAAGAAAAGATGAAAAATATAATTTTCAGTTTAATAGTCCTTTTTTCAAGTTCAATAGTTTTATCACAAACTATATATTCTGGTAAAGTAGTTGACATTAAAAATGAGCCAATAGCTTTTGCAAATGTTGTGATTTATAAAGCAAATGATAAATCAATTGAGAAAGGAGATATTACAGACGAGGATGGTAATTTTAAAATTGAAATAAACGCAAAAGAGTCTCATTATTTAGAAATTAGTTTTCTGGGCTTTAAAACAAAGAGGTTAGACTTGACAGAAAACAATTTAGGTAAAATTACTTTAGAAGAAGATGTTAATAGTTTAAAAGAAGTTGTCGTTAAGGGTAAAAAGCAAAACCTAATAAGAAAGAACGACCGATTAATATTTAATATTGAGAATACAATTGTTCAGGAATTAGGATCGGCTGTTGATGTACTAAGAGTTACTCCAAACATAGTAATGAGAGATGATAAGCTCACAATGTTAGGAAAAAACTTTGTAAGGGTTATGGTTAATGGTAAAATGATGCCGTTTCAAGGAGATGATTTAAGAAATTATTTGGCAACTATTAATAGTAACGATATTAAAAGTATAGAAGTAATAACTGTTCCTCCATCTGAGTTTGAAGCGGAAGGTAATGGAGGTGTAATAAATATAATTCTGAAGCAGCAAAAAAATGATTTTTGGAGTGTAAATGCAGGTCTCTCTAGTATACAACGTACCGAATTTTCATATGATAGAAATATGTCCTTTAACTATAAGAAAAAGAACACCTATTTAACGGCAAGTGTTTCTAACGGTAAATTCATAAAGAATAATGTTTTTAAAAACAATAACTTTTATGAAGATGAAACTTGGGATGGTAATGGAGATAGTAAATACGATAATGATTATTTAAACTATAGATTATCAGTCACACAAAACATAACTAAGAATTGGGAAATTGGAGCGAGTTATTCTGGATCAAATTCAGACACAGATAATCGAACATATAATCTAGATAAGATTTATGATTTATCGGACAATCTAAAATATAAGATGGATTCAGATGGTTTATCTGTGAGTGATTCCAAAATACATACATTAAATTTTTATAACCTAATTAAGTTAGATAGTCTAGGAAAAAACATATCATTCGATGTCGACTATTATAAAGTATTATCTCAAAAGAATGGAGCAAACAGTGGAGAAAAGACAGAAAATAACCTTACAGCGCCTCTTTTCTCTAATGATACCAATATTGATTATGATTTTGAAAATTTTTCAAGTAAAATTGATGTTTCTCTACCTTTTGAAAAAATTGAGTTGCAGTTTGGAGGAAAAGCTTCTCTATCTAATACGAATAATAATTTTAAGTTTTATAATACTTTTAGTGGCACACCAGTATTGGATGAAAATCAATCAAATGTATTCGATTATAAAGAAAATATATTTGCAGCTTATGTTTCTGGAAGTAAGCAAATTACAGAAAAGCTTTCAGCAAAAGTAGGATTGAGAACAGAAACAACAATGACAGAATCGTATTCTAAATCGAATAATCAATTCAATAAAAACGATTATACAAAGCTATTTCCAACACTGTATCTTACTTATAATTTAAAGGATAATAAGTCGCTCTCTTTCAATTATAGTAAACGTTTAAACAGACCCGTATTTGAAAGTTTAGACCCTTTTAAAATAGTTTTAAACCCTTTTAAAACAGCACAAGGAAATCCTTTTCTAAAACCATCTTACATTACAAATTTTGAGTTACTGTTTAATACTAAAAAGAATGAACTAAAGGTTTATACTCAATTGCTAAAAGATGGTTATGATCAAATTAGTGAAATAGACCCCAATACTAAAATTATAAATTATACCTATTATAACTATATAGATACCTACAGTTATGCAATATCAGACACCTATATTTTTGATAAAATGGATTGGTTAACATCCTATAATACGGCTGAAGTGGGCTATTCTAAAATGACGTCATCTATACCTCAAACAATAAGTAGTCAAAGTGGTTTTAATGCATTTGTACAAACACAAAATTACATCACTTTAGATACCAAAAAGAATCTTTCACTAGGAGCAAACTATTATTATGTTTTCCCAGCGAAACAAAATTTATACAAAATGGAAGGGTATGGGGCATTAGATCTATCATTACGATTGAAGCTTTTAGAAGGTAATTTAAACCTCTCTTTATTTGCAAACGATATTCTAAAGACAAGTAGAACATTAGTGACGAATTACTACAATAATGTAAGAACAACCTATAAAAATTATTACGATACCAGATCGGTAAGTTTCAATATAAGATACACATTTGGAAATACTAAAATAGGATCTAAATCGAATAGATCGGGTAATTATGACGTACAAAATAGAGCAACTAAATAAGTAGATAAAATATTCCTGGCCAGGAATTAGACCGAAGAGCAGTTAATGTCTTTAAACTAAAATTGAAGTAATAATCATTAAAGTCATATAAAAATTGAAAAAAGTTCAATTAAACAAAGGATTAAATCTAAACAAAGAGACAGTTACAAAGTTACAAGAATCTCAATTGCCGAATTTAAAAGGAGGAGTTAATCGCGTAAATGCTGTAGCTACATGTGCAAATATGTCATGTACAGATACTTCATGTAATGAGAGCTCTTGTATTGGATAATAACAATCTAGTAGTGAAAAACAAAAAAGGAATGGTTAAACCAACCAAAGTATCAACCATTTCTAAATATTAATTTAAATACATAAACAAAATGAAAAAAATTCAATTAAACAAAGGATTAAATTTAAACAAAGAGACAGTTACAAAATTACAAGAGTCTCAATTATCAAACTTTAAAGGAGGAGTAGCTGGTGTTACATGTGGAAATGCATCTTGTGCAAATTCATGTAATGAAGGATCTTGTAATAAGACAAAAGTTGCTCAACTACAATAACAAAAAAAGAAATGGTTAAGCCAACCAAAATATCAACCATTTCTAAATATTAATTTAAAAACGTAAACAAAATGAAAAAAATTCAATTAAACAAAGGATTAAGTTTAAACAAGGAGACGGTTACAAAATTACAAGAGTCTCAATTATCAAACTTTAAAGGAGGAGCAGCAGGATTTACATGTGCAAATGCATCTTGTGTAAATTCATGTAATGAAGGGTCTTGTAACAAAACAAAAGTAATTCAAAAGTAATAAACAAAAAAAGAAATGGTTAAACCAACCAAAGTATCAACCATTTCTAAATATTAATTTAAAAACGTAAATAAAATGAAAAAAATTCAATTAAACAAAGGATTAAGCTTAAACAAAGAGGCAATTACAAAATTACAAGAGTCTCAATTGTCAAACTTTAAAGGAGGAATTAATCGTGTAGACCAAGGTTTAACATGTGGAAACGCTTCATGCGCAGCATCATGTAATAAAAACTCTTGTAACGCTGCTCAATTACAGTAATAATAAAAATAAACAAAAAAAGGAATGGTTAAACCAACCAAAGTATCAGCCATTCCTTAAATATTAATTTAAATACATAAACAAAATGAAAAAAATTCAATTAAACAAAGGACTAAGCTTAAACAAAGAGGCAATTACAAAATTACAAGAGTCTCAATTGTCAAACTTTAAAGGAGGAGCAGCTGGAGTTACATGTGCAAACGCTTCATGTGCAGCATCGTGTAATAGAAATTCATGTAACGCAGCTCAATTAGAGAAGTAAAATAAACAAAAAAGGAATGGTTAAACCAACCAAAGTATCAACCATTCCTTGAATATTAATTTAAAAACGTAAACAAAATGAAAAAAATTCAATTAAACAAAGGATTAAATCTAAACAAAGAGACAGTTACAAAATTACAAGAGTCTCAATTATCAAATTTTAAAGGAGGAATTAATCGTGTAGACCAAGGTTTAACATGTGGAAACGCTTCCTGTGCTAATTCATGTAATGAAGGATCATGTAACAAAACAAAGATTGCATAATAAAGAAAAAAGGAATGGTTAACCAACCAAAGTATTAACCATTCCTTAAATATTAATTTAAAAAACGTAAACAAAATGAAAAAAATTCAATTAAACAACGGATTAAGTCTTAATAAAATAGCTATTACTAAGCTTCAAGACGCTCAAATGTCAAAATTAAAAGGAGGAGTTAATCGTATCAATGATAGTATTTCTTGTCTTCAACTTACATGTAACACATCATGTAATAATGGAACCTGTAATGGTGCTGTTTTAAAATAATCTTCTTAAAAACAACAGGAATTATTCTTTCCTGTTGTTTTTAAACTAAAACTTTAGAAATATGAAAATCAGCTTAAAAACAAAATTAAAATTGAATAAGAAAGCGGTAATAAAACTTCAAAATTCAGAAATGGTGACTTTAAAAGGTGGTGGAGATTCTCTTTCTTGTCGTTGCATGTCTTGTCATAAAAATTCCAATTTAGGAATAGAGTAATATCAGAACAAAAGTAAATCCTTTTAGTGACTTACATTAAAAATAGTTTAAAATGAAAACAGCAAATCAATTAATACAAAAAATAGACGACCTAAATACTCAAGAGTTAAATTCTGATAGTCTTTTAAATGGCAGATTAGGGTTAGTATATTTCTACTTATCGTTATACAAACATTTCAAAGAAGAAAAATATTTAGATAAAATAGAATCTAATTTAGGAATGGTTTTTAAGAACATCGAAGATCAAACATCTAGTTTGTTATTAGATGCTTCAATTGAAAACGGCTTAAGTGGTTTAGGATATGTATTACAGCTATTAATTGATGAAAATATATTAGATGCGGAATATAAAGATCAAGTTAAAGAAATAAACAATATGGTTTATGAAGATGCTTTAAAATTGATTGCTGAAAAAAATTATGATTATGTACGTGGTCCATTTGGTATACTTTTTTATCTAAATTCTGTTAAAGACGAAGCATACGTTAACATTATTTTAGAAGAATTGATGAATAAATTTAAAGAAGATGAAGACTTCTTTTTTTACAACGAATATAGCTACATAGAAGGAGTACATATTGGATATGCTCATGGACTATGTGCTATAATCAAAGTACTTAATGATATAGAAGATGAGAGAGCTGAATTTATAGTTAGAGAATTATTAAAAAAGCTTTCTCAAATCATTAAGGAGAATAACTTTTACATAAAAGATAAAAAATACTACCTACCGAGAAGTATCCATAAGGGAGATACTTTTGAAGGAGGATTAAACTTTAGAGCAGTTTTAGCATGGTCAAACAGTGACATTAACTTTTCAACGCTCATTTTTTCCCTTAAAGAAAAATTCATAAACAAAGAACTATTAGAAATAGCAAATCAGATTGCTTTAGAAAGTATCGATAAAAAAGAAGAAGAGCATACTAGGGTTTGGGACCATCGTTTTTATTTTGGTAGTTCAGGGGTTTTAAAAACATATAATTTTTTATATGAGAAAACAGGAATTGAAAAATTTCAAAAATCTTCACAATACTGGTATGAAAAAACATTAGAACTTTTGGAAGAAGATAACATAGAAGAACATTCATTAAATTTTCTAAATAACCTTCCAGCCACAACATTATCAATACTAGAATTTGAAGAAAAAAAAAATATTAACTGGTCAAAATTATTACTAATATGAAAAATGAAGATATAAAAATAGGACTTTTAGAATTAGGCTTGAGCGATAAATTAAATTCATTAAATGCTCTTGAAGATATTTTTACCTATGCAGCAACTGCAGATGAATTAGGATATTCTAGATTTTGGATTTCAGAACACCATAGAGCTAATCCATTGCACCCATATAATAATCCTGAAATATTAATAACACTTATAGCAGGAATGACTAACAATATAAGAGTTGGATCTGCTGGTTCTTTAATTGGATATTATTCTCCTTATACACTTGTTCAAAATTATAAGTTGTTAAATAATATATATGATAATCGAATCGATTTTGGATTGTCAAAAGGACGCCCTGAAAACTCTCATTTACATAATTTTTTCAATTTAGACGACCAGTCTTTTGAAAACAAAAAATACATAAGTAATCTAGAAGGAATTTGCGATTTATTACAAAATGAGGAAGCAAATTTTGAAGAAAAAAAGATAGTAATACCACCTTATAAAGGACTTTCTCCTTCTTTATGGTATTTATCAAATAGCTACAGATGGAAAGATTTAGCAGTTAAAAATCAATTAAATATTTGTAGATCATTAATGCACGGCCTAGATGTTTTTGACTATGATGCAGATTTAGAAGGTTTATCAAAATATAAAGAAGAATTCTATTCATTACATAATAGAATACCAGAAGTATCTGTTGCTATTGCAGTTTCTTTCACCGAATCGGAAAAGAGTTTAAAAGAAAGAGAATTAGCAATAACAAATATAAGAGAGGGAATTAAAATTTTGCCAGTATCAGAAGACAATTTTATAGAAACATTAGATAATCTTCAAAGAAAATATAATATAGATGAGTTTATTATTTATGATACTGAAAATAACATAGATAAAAAGATTGAAAATCTTAATCTAATGAAAGAGTTAACTAGTTATAAAATTTGTAAAGCGGTCTAAACATGAAAAATATTAATATACTATCAGATAAAATTGTTCGCGAACCATTATTTCCGCTAAGCGATTATAAAAAAATACCTAAAGAGATTAACGAATTAAATCAGTTTGTAGATTCTTTATTTCTTGACAAGAAATTTTCTGAAGCCATTTATTTAGCATCTCCAGTTTTGCATGAAGAATGGGAGAAAATAGTTAATGGAGAAAAAGAGAGAGGAAAAATTAACGAGTCTATTCTGAAATATTATTTAAGAGCAATTTCAAATACGGTTCCGTTCGGACTTTTTACTTCCTATTCAGTTTTATCTGAAGACAATGACACTACGGAAGAAGGTGAATTTAAGAGATTTTCAAATGTTGACATGGAGTATTTATTAAAAGTACTTCATTATTTAAACGAAAATGAAACGGTTAGAAAAGTAGTTACTTACAGAAAAAATAATTCTATATACAAAGTTGGAGATAAATACAGATATATAGAACCTAAATATACTAATGAAAATCTTGGATATACATTATCATCAATTGATAGTGATGAATTAATGGATTTTTTAATGACTACTGCAGAAGATGGTATGACTTTTAATAAATTAAAAGATACAATTCTGGAGTTAGTTGAAGGAGTAACAGAGGACGATGTTGAAGGTTATATTAATGAATTAATTAATTCTAAAGTGTATGTTACTTCTTTAGAAATTGGTTTGAATGAAGAACATTTAATAGGTCAAATTACAAACTTCTACACAGAAAATAGAGATATATTAGATACAGATGAAAAATTGAAACCTATTTTTCAATCTTTAATTAAAGTAGACGAGAAAATTAAAAACATAGACAAAGCAGTTTTTAACTCAAAAGAAGAATATCAAAAAATATTCGCAGAGCTTTCTAGTATAGAAATACCATTTCAAAGCAAATATGTTATTAACTCAAATTTAAGAAGAGATAAGAAGAAAGACATAGAGCAAGAAAACATTAATTCAAAATTGAATAAGCTTTTAGGAAGCTTGTCTAAAATTTCACATAGTGATATTATACCTCAATCGAACTTAGATTTATTTAAACAAAATTTCTATAACCGATATGAAGATCAAGAAGTTTTACTATTGGAAGCACTAGATAATGAATTAGGTATTGGTTATTTGGCTCATTTAAAAGAAGATGTTCTTTTTTCAGACCTAATAGACGATATAACAATTTCACCAGCAGCAAAAAACACTAGTGAGAAAAAGACAGAACCTAAAATATATAGTTTCTGGATGAACCAACTAATGAATGCTTCAAACAGTGAAGAATTGGATTTAGAAAAATTAAACCTAGATGTTTATAAAGAATCTAGTAGGGTTAAAAACGGAGCATTCTCTTTGTCATATACTTATGCAAATGATAAAGTTTATTTAAAATATGCAGGAGGAACAACAGCAACAAATCTAATTGGAAGATTTAGTAATAATGATAAAAATGTACAAAGTGTAGCAAATAAGGTTGCAGATTTTGAAAAGGAAATGCATAAAGATAAAATTACTGCAGAAATAGTTCATCTTCCAACAAATAGAGCAGGAAACATTCTAATTAGAAAAGTAGATAGAGAAGCAGAAATTAGTCTAATTTCAAAAGCATCAAAAGGTATAAAAACAATAGATATTAACGATTTATACGTTAGTATTAAAAACAATAGAGTTTTTTTAAGATCAGGAAAAGAAAACAAAGAAGTAATTCCTTTTTTAAGTTCTGCTCAGAATTTCCATTTCAATTCTTTACCTGTTTATCATTTCTTATGTGATTTACAAATGCAAGATCGATTAATTGATTATTCAATCAATTTTGGTGGGTTTAATGTTGGTGATCTTGATTACTGTCCAAGAATAGTAATCGGACAAGATATTGTGCTACGAAATGCAACATGGTTATTAAGAAAAGAGAAGTTTAAAAATATAAATGATTTAAGAAACTATTTAAACAAAATAAATGTTCCACAATTTGTTTATTTAAGTGATGGAGGAGAAGACAAAATGATTATTGATATAGATAACCCAAGTACTTTAGGTATTTTATTTAATGAAATAAACAAAAGCAACATTGTAAGAATCACAGAATGTGTTTACAATATGGATCAAGAGAATCTATATGCAAATGAACATATTAGTATTATAAAATCACAAAAGGATACTATTTTAGATAGAATAGTAACCTATAATAAAAAAGAAGAAAACGGAGTAAAGAGATCTTTTATTTATGGTGATGAATGGGTATATTTTAAAATATACACAGGAAGAGTAACATCAGATACGATACTTATAGAAAATTTATCAAGAATAACCAATTCGTTGTTAGAAAAGAAAATTATAGACAAATGGTTTTTCATAAGATTTACAGATCCAGAATTTCATTTAAGAGTGCGATTTCATTTAACAGATGAGAAAAAATACGATGAGGTTTCTAAAATAGTAAATCAAGAATTATCTCAGTTAGTTCAAGAAAGAAAAATATGGAAACTAGACTTATCAACATATAATCGAGAATTAGAAAGATATCACTGGAGTAATATTGATAATTCTGAAAACATCTTTTTTATTGATTCAGATTTTACAATCAAATTACTAGATTTTTTGAAATCGAATAACGAAACTAGGGTTTGGTTATATGTGCTAAAATCGATAGATGATATTTTTAATGCTTTCAACATAAGCTTAGACGAAAGACATAAAATAATTGAGAAAATGTTTACTAGTTTTTGGATAGAACATGGAGAAGTAAAATCAGTTAAAAAAGATATTAGTAACAAGTTCAGAAAGTATAATGACGAGTTAACACAATTAATCAAATCACCTCCTACAGCATTAAATGCTATTTATGAAGAAAGGTTAGAGCGTTTAAAAAAGATAACGTTAAGTGATGAGGTTAAAGAGGATACAACAAATTTACTATGGAGTTATATCCACATGAATGTTAATAGATTCATACAAGCAAATCCAAGATTTCATGAATTAATAATGTATGGTTTATTGGAAAAACAGTACAGTAAGGAGAAAGGAATGAGAAAGTATAATCAAAAACTGGTAGAAAATGAAGCTTATTAGACAATATGATAAAATGGATTGTGGACCTTCATGTTTAGGTATGATTGCTAATGCTTATGGTAAAGATATTTCTTTAAATTCTTTAAGAGAAAAATGTCATATAACAAAAGAAGGAGTTTCTTTATTAGGAATTGATGAAGCAGCAAAAGAAATGGGTTTCGATACTTTCTCGGCTAGTCTAAACCTAGAAGAACTTAAAAAGATTGAATACCATAATTATCCTTGTATTCTACATTGGAACAACAATCACTTTGTAGTGTTAAGAGGATTTGATAAAAAAAATATATTTAGCAGAAAAAAAAGGTGGCAAATTGCAGATCCAGGGCATGGTTTTATAGAGTTAAATGATGAGAAGTTTCAAAAATCATGGTTAGGAGAAAACGAAACAGGAATTGCTTTTTTTCTTAAACCTAAAGAGAAATTTTTCAATACTGAATTTAAGCAGCCTGAAAAAATATCTTTGAAGTTTTTTGTAAAATATTTTAAAGAACATAAGAAAAAATTAGGGATTGTATTTTTATTGATGTTATTGGGAAGTTTAATCAACATGATATTTCCATTTTTAACGCAGTACTTAATTGATAAAGGAATATCTAACAAAGATGTAGATTATATTCAACTTATTTTATTTTCTCAGTTGAGTTTATATCTAGGAGCTATTATTATAGAAATATTTAGAAATTGGTCATTGCTGATTGTAGGAACCAAGATTAGTATAAAAATTATTTCAGAGTTTCTGACTAAGATATTAGAGTTGCCTTTACGTTTTTTTGATTCGAAGCTAATAGGAGACTTTCAACAAAGAATTCAAGATAATGATAGAATTGAATATTTTCTTACGTCTCAATCAATAGCAACATTTTTTTCAACCATTACATTTTCAGTGTTTTTTATTGTATTGGCTTATTATAATTCAAATGTATTATTAATCTATATTTCTTTAACAGTATTGTCTATTTTATGGTCTAATTATTTTTTAAAGAAAAGGAAAATTTTAGATTATCATAGGTTTGTAGAAAACAGTAACAATCAAGAAACCATTTATGAAATTTTAAATGGAGTTTCAGAAATGAAGCTAAATAATTTTGAAGATCATAAGTGTAATCAATGGAAAGAAGTTCAAGATAGATTATTTAAGATAAACCTGAAAATATTAAAATTAGATCAAATTCAAACGTCTGGATTTAATTTTATAAATCACGTAAAAAACATTTGTGTCTCTTTTTATACGGCAGTTTTAGTAGTTCAAGGGGACATGAGTTTAGGAGTTTTATTGAGTGTTTCTTACATTATAGGGATGATGAATTCTCCAGTAGATCAATTAGTCTCATTTTTAAAAGCATTACAAGATGCTAAATTGAGTTTGGCAAGATTAAATGAAGTACAAAGCGAATTACCTGAAGAAAAAGAATCATACTCAAAACTAGAATTATCTAAGTCAAATTTAAATTCCGGCATTAAATTAAGTAATGTTTCGTTTCAGTATGAAGGACCTCGTTCTCCATTCGTTTTGGAAAATATTGACATGTATATTCCAGATGGAAAAATTACAGCAATTGTAGGAGCAAGTGGAAGTGGAAAGACAACATTAATGAAAATGCTTTTAAGATTTTATAATTCAATTGGCGGTCATATTAGTTTTAATGGACAAAATATTTTAAATATTTCTCCTAAAGATTTAAGAAAAAACTGTGGAGTCGTGATGCAAGATGGTTTCATTTTTTCAGACACAATTAAAAGAAATATAGCTACGTCAGATGAAGAAATAGATTATGATCGATTAAAAAACGCTGTTAAAGTGGCAAATATTGAAGAATATATAGAATCATTACCACTAAAGTATGATACTAAAATTGGAGCAGCTGGTAGTGGTCTTTCAGGAGGACAAAAACAAAGAATATTAATAGCAAGAGCAGTTTATAAAAATCCTCATTATGTGTTTTTTGATGAAGCAACTTCAGCATTAGACGCTGAGAATGAAAAAATAATTCATGATAATTTATTTGGGTTCTTTAAGGGGAAAACAGTAGTTATTATAGCACACAGGTTAAGTACAGTAAAGCATGCAGACCAAATTGTTGTTCTGAAAAAAGGAAAGATTAGTGAAGTTGGAAGTCATGCTCAATTAGTTGATAGAAAAGGAGATTATTTTAGTTTAGTTAAAAACCAATTAGAATTGGGAAGTTAAAAATATAGATATGGAGACAAAAAATATAATGACAGAAAATGAAATAATTGTAGAAATCGAGAAATCTATTACAGACAATTATGATGTTTTTACATCAATGGGTGTTGTAAATGGTTTAGCAGGTGTATCATTATTTTATTATTATTTAGGAAATAAAGAGCTTACAATTTCCTTTATAGAAAAAGCAATTGAAGGGCTAAATGATTCGT is a genomic window of Flavobacterium jumunjinense containing:
- a CDS encoding peptidase domain-containing ABC transporter, which codes for MKLIRQYDKMDCGPSCLGMIANAYGKDISLNSLREKCHITKEGVSLLGIDEAAKEMGFDTFSASLNLEELKKIEYHNYPCILHWNNNHFVVLRGFDKKNIFSRKKRWQIADPGHGFIELNDEKFQKSWLGENETGIAFFLKPKEKFFNTEFKQPEKISLKFFVKYFKEHKKKLGIVFLLMLLGSLINMIFPFLTQYLIDKGISNKDVDYIQLILFSQLSLYLGAIIIEIFRNWSLLIVGTKISIKIISEFLTKILELPLRFFDSKLIGDFQQRIQDNDRIEYFLTSQSIATFFSTITFSVFFIVLAYYNSNVLLIYISLTVLSILWSNYFLKKRKILDYHRFVENSNNQETIYEILNGVSEMKLNNFEDHKCNQWKEVQDRLFKINLKILKLDQIQTSGFNFINHVKNICVSFYTAVLVVQGDMSLGVLLSVSYIIGMMNSPVDQLVSFLKALQDAKLSLARLNEVQSELPEEKESYSKLELSKSNLNSGIKLSNVSFQYEGPRSPFVLENIDMYIPDGKITAIVGASGSGKTTLMKMLLRFYNSIGGHISFNGQNILNISPKDLRKNCGVVMQDGFIFSDTIKRNIATSDEEIDYDRLKNAVKVANIEEYIESLPLKYDTKIGAAGSGLSGGQKQRILIARAVYKNPHYVFFDEATSALDAENEKIIHDNLFGFFKGKTVVIIAHRLSTVKHADQIVVLKKGKISEVGSHAQLVDRKGDYFSLVKNQLELGS